The Sphaeramia orbicularis chromosome 18, fSphaOr1.1, whole genome shotgun sequence genome contains a region encoding:
- the cyld3 gene encoding ubiquitin carboxyl-terminal hydrolase CYLD, giving the protein MSGAHENRKRRPPKYFLITTDMKVHDQLEGTIRLHRGYLCQEQDSAKSRGDSLWVKVLDNGSMVKIERKFLLDVPVDLGGILEPVTDREARMRLITNPGKLQHLASLTEGAPLWVQIGQQDELAEAELQYVGPLSGGSSAVFFGVQLKGSAVGRGTSNGSYKGHQFFLCPEASALFVPVNHIRLRSWSRNNGPEAHERPRERERVHRNSSSNHHPSNGHHSNNNERSNHQHSRHINYHHHRPISPPHTHVMLPRTAEAAPFTAQVQNQIQVRGPTSPVPFQVGQRVCFPLEDVVHGGEVRFCGLLPGRSSSGMYVGILLDAPIGNWDGSYKGEKLCHIPSPLYGILLPVTKVSSELKSSRSNPTTQILKSILKPVTSNISKSSPSSPPASALKVALMPPSKQPLKPPPLPPPKPVLKPLPPVPPPKLHSPVSPTEADQFPYTNGMYSPPSPLRSPDNGEASTENGEPELEGDLEVGSMVEVNDPPLFGVIRWIGRINGITEPVAGIELDQELSAGTDGSYLGERHFRCPANKGLFVKLRNCRRDSRFPAPETPVNQVERCNSIAFAEWGSERVEDHTPPVDGDEARDLYQGWKRGIQGHLNSCYLDATLFSLFSCCSSADWVLFWPSHSETDPNSGQAQDLLRCEIVNPLRRYGYVCASKTMALRRLLEAANSDTGFTNQEKDPEEFLNKLFQLLQVEPLLKIRSMTQQPQECHLYQLFPPSLPPSPSSPSPASPPLSPIALFSPSSNRMRVASVQALLESSFLHSGLKFVEAPSCLLLLMPRFGKDFKMFDAILPTLSLDITDLVDDTLRQCSICQAVAEWECIQCYEDLDITPGQLKQYCQTCNTQVHSHKKRVSHSPVQVGVPGLTWTGPLHCTRQRMSLFAVTCIETSHYVSFVKHGPLHTDWLFFDSMADREGGENGFNVPRVKACPEVGRYLSLSEEELSRVDPASLREPARRLLCDSYMCLYHSPELSLYK; this is encoded by the exons ATGTCTGGGGCACACGAAAACAGGAAGCGCCGCCCCCCCAAATATTTTTTAATCACGACCGATATGAAGGTTCACGACCAGTTGGAAGGTACCATTCGCCTACATAGGGGGTACCTGTGCCAGGAGCAGGATTCAGCCAAGAGCAGGGGGGACTCCCTGTGGGTTAAG GTGTTAGATAATGGCAGTATGGTAAAAATAGAGAGGAAGTTTCTGCTTGATGTCCCAGTGGACCTTGGCGGGATAttggagcctgtaactgatcgTGAAGCTCGCATGAGACTAATAA cCAATCCTGGAAAGCTACAACACTTGGCTTCTTTAACTGAAGGTGCCCCACTCTGGGTCCAGATTGGTCAACAGGATGAGCTGGCAGAGGCAGAACTTCAATACGTTGGTCCACTGTCAGGAGGGAGCAGTGCTGTGTTTTTTGGGGTGCAGCTCAAG GGCTCTGCAGTAGGTAGAGGAACAAGCAATGGTTCATACAAGGGTCACCAGTTCTTCCTCTGTCCAGAAGCCTCTGCTCTCTTCGTCCCAGTCAATCACATCAGGCTCCGTAGCTGGTCCCGCAACAATGGCCCCGAAGCACATGAGCGGCCGCGTGAGCGAGAACGAGTTCAccgcaacagcagcagcaatcaTCACCCCAGCAACGGGCACCACAGCAACAACAACGAGCGGTCAAATCACCAGCACAGCCGCCACATTAATTATCACCATCATCGTCCCATCAGCCCTCCTCACACACATGTTATGCTCCCTCGAACCGCTGAGGCTGCACCTTTTACAGCTCAAGTTCAAAACCAGATCCAGGTTCGAGGACCCACTTCACCTGTGCCATTTCAAGTTGGCCAGCGAGTGTGTTTCCCCCTGGAAGACGTTGTCCATGGGGGTGAGGTGCGCTTCTGTGGTCTCCTACCAGGACGGTCATCTTCAGGAATGTATGTCGGGATTCTGCTG GACGCTCCTATTGGAAACTGGGATGGCTCTTATAAAGGAGAGAAGCTCTGTCATATTCCTTCACCCCTCTATGGAATACTACTGCCAGTCACCAAGGTTTCCTCAG AGCTAAAGTCCAGCCGTAGCAACCCAACTACTCAAATTCTCAAATCCATCCTGAAGCCAGTGACATCAAACATCAGTAAATCAAGCCCATCGTCACCACCTGCATCTGCTCTAAAGGTGGCCCTGATGCCCCCCTCTAAACAGCCACTTAAACCTCCTCCCCTGCCCCCGCCAAAGCCCGTCCTCAAGCCCCTCCCTCCTGTCCCACCCCCCAAACTGCACAGCCCAGTGTCGCCCACTGAGGCAGACCAGTTCCCGTACACCAACGGCATGTACAGCCCTCCCTCGCCACTGAGATCACCAGACAATGGTGAAGCTTCAACAGAGAATGGAGAGCCTGAGTTGGAGGGGGACTTGGAGGTGGGCTCCATGGTGGAGGTGAACGACCCGCCACTTTTTGGGGTGATCCGCTGGATTGGGCGGATTAATGGCATTACAGAGCCAGTCGCAGGAATTGAGCTG gaccAGGAGCTGTCTGCTGGAACAGACGGGAGTTACCTCGGTGAACGCCACTTCCGTTGCCCAGCCAACAAGGGGCTGTTTGTTAAACTTCGTAACTGTCGGCGGGACTCCAGGTTTCCTGCCCCCGAAACACCTGTCAATCAAGTGGAGAGATGCAATTCCATAG CCTTTGCAGAGTGGGGCAGTGAGCGCGTGGAGGACCACACACCTCCTGTAGATGGAGACGAGGCCAGAGACCTGTACCAGGGCTGGAAAAGAGGCATCCAGGGTCACCTCAACTCTTGCTACCTGGATGCTACACTGTTCAG TTTGTTTTCCTGCTGTAGTTCTGCAGACTGGGTTTTGTTTTGGCCATCTCACTCTGAAACTGACCCGAACTCCGGTCAGGCTCAGGACCTGCTGCGCTGTGAGATCGTCAACCCCCTGCGCAG GTATGGCTATGTGTGTGCCAGTAAGACCATGGCCTTGAGACGACTCCTGGAGGCTGCAAACAGCGACACAGGCTTCACGAACCAGGAGAAAG ATCCAGAAGAGTTCCTCAACAAGCTTTTCCAGCTCCTCCAAGTCGAGCCGCTCCTCAAGATCAG ATCAATGACTCAGCAGCCTCAGGAGTGTCACCTCTACCAGCTCTTCccaccttccctccctccctccccctcctcgcCTTCGCCtgcctcccctcctctctcccccATCGCTCTTTTTTCGCCATCGTCCAACCGGATGCGAGTGGCGAGCGTCCAGGCCCTGCTGGAGTCCTCCTTCCTCCACTCAGGACTTAAGTTTGTAGAG GCTCCGTCCTGCCTGCTTCTGCTGATGCCCCGGTTTGGAAAAGACTTCAAAATGTTCGATGCCATTTTACCCACCCTCAGCCTCGACATCACAGATCTTGTGGACGACA CACTGCGACAGTGCAGTATCTGTCAGGCTGTAGCTGAATGGGAATGCATCCAGTGTTATGAAGACTTAGACATCACTCCTGGTCAGCTCAAACAGTACTGCCAGACCTGCAACACACAG GTCCATAGTCACAAGAAGCGGGTTTCCCACAGCCCAGTCCAGGTTGGTGTTCCTGGGTTGACGTGGACCGGCCCTCTCCACTGCACTCGCCAGCGAATGTCTCTGTTTGCTGTTACATGTATCGAGACCAGCCATTACGTGAGCTTCGTCAAACACGGGCCGCTCCACACAGACTGGCTGTTTTTTGACAGTATGGCAGATCGGGAAG GTGGAGAAAACGGCTTCAACGTCCCCAGAGTCAAGGCGTGTCCCGAGGTGGGCCGCTACCTCAGCCTGTCAGAGGAGGAGCTGAGCAGAGTTGACCCCGCCTCCTTACGAGAGCCCGCCCGCCGCCTGCTCTGTGACTCCTACATGTGTTTGTATCACAGTCCTGAACTCAGCCTCTACAAGTGA
- the emc4 gene encoding ER membrane protein complex subunit 4 isoform X2: MASPGGQGGGALSTRGGGGAKRMKWALELSLGNTRSRGDRQGGQGDVVYPIGYSEKPVPDTSIQETDKNLVEKRCWDVALGPLKQIPMNLFIMYMSGNTISIFPIMMVCMMAWRPIQALMSMSATFKLLESSSQQWLQGLVYLIGNLLGSALAIYKCQSMGLLPTHSSDWLAFIDPPQVNIMISIK, translated from the exons ATGGCGTCTCCAGGGGGACAAGGAGGAGGAGCTCTGTCCACGAGAGGAGGCGGTGGTGCCAAAAGGATGAAATGGGCTCTGGAGCTGAGCTTGGGAAACACCAG GAGTCGTGGAGACCGTCAGGGCGGTCAAGGCGATGTTGTTTATCCCATCGGCTACTCTGAGAAACCTGTTCCTGACACAAGCATCCAGGAAACAGACAAGAATCTGGTTGAGAAG CGTTGCTGGGATGTGGCCCTTGGACCCCTAAAACAGATCCCCATGAACCTATTCATCATGTACATGTCAGGAAACACCATCTCCATCTTCCCCATCATGATGGTCTGCATGATGGCGTGGAGACCCATCCAGGCTCTTATGTCTATGTCTGCCA CTTTCAAACTGTTGGAGAGCTCCAGCCAGCAGTGGCTTCAAGGTCTGGTCTATCTGATCGGAAACCTTCTGGGCTCGGCGCTGGCCATCTACAAGTGCCAATCAATGGGACTGCTCCCAACACATTCGTCTGATTGGCTAGCTTTCATAGATCCACCTCAGGTAAATATAATGATCAGCATAAAATAA
- the emc4 gene encoding ER membrane protein complex subunit 4 isoform X1: MASPGGQGGGALSTRGGGGAKRMKWALELSLGNTRSRGDRQGGQGDVVYPIGYSEKPVPDTSIQETDKNLVEKRCWDVALGPLKQIPMNLFIMYMSGNTISIFPIMMVCMMAWRPIQALMSMSATFKLLESSSQQWLQGLVYLIGNLLGSALAIYKCQSMGLLPTHSSDWLAFIDPPQRMEIMGGGMVL, translated from the exons ATGGCGTCTCCAGGGGGACAAGGAGGAGGAGCTCTGTCCACGAGAGGAGGCGGTGGTGCCAAAAGGATGAAATGGGCTCTGGAGCTGAGCTTGGGAAACACCAG GAGTCGTGGAGACCGTCAGGGCGGTCAAGGCGATGTTGTTTATCCCATCGGCTACTCTGAGAAACCTGTTCCTGACACAAGCATCCAGGAAACAGACAAGAATCTGGTTGAGAAG CGTTGCTGGGATGTGGCCCTTGGACCCCTAAAACAGATCCCCATGAACCTATTCATCATGTACATGTCAGGAAACACCATCTCCATCTTCCCCATCATGATGGTCTGCATGATGGCGTGGAGACCCATCCAGGCTCTTATGTCTATGTCTGCCA CTTTCAAACTGTTGGAGAGCTCCAGCCAGCAGTGGCTTCAAGGTCTGGTCTATCTGATCGGAAACCTTCTGGGCTCGGCGCTGGCCATCTACAAGTGCCAATCAATGGGACTGCTCCCAACACATTCGTCTGATTGGCTAGCTTTCATAGATCCACCTCAG aggaTGGAGATCATGGGCGGTGGGATGGTGTTGTAA